One stretch of Desulfocurvus vexinensis DSM 17965 DNA includes these proteins:
- a CDS encoding ABC transporter permease, protein MTRVARIAPLAVSLGLLLGGWSLAGMWLSPELVPPPWRVLPVLGGLAAGADFWHALGLTAARGALGLGLGLSAALALGIPAGLHRTVVALLGPLVAALQSCPPVLWTSLVMVWAGTGSAMPVLVVFAGVFPPLFANVAQGCAALDPRYAAMARLYRVPWPRRLAREVLPGIAPAVLAGLSYAMAAAWKITAVAEYLGAEDGLGARMYWAYRMLDVPALFAWALVLMLAGVGLEIGLVARLRRAALRYTSRARGTQ, encoded by the coding sequence ATGACCCGCGTGGCCCGCATCGCACCGCTGGCGGTGTCCCTGGGGTTGCTGCTGGGGGGCTGGAGTCTGGCCGGGATGTGGCTGTCGCCCGAACTGGTGCCGCCGCCGTGGCGGGTGCTGCCCGTGCTGGGCGGGCTGGCTGCGGGGGCGGACTTCTGGCACGCCCTGGGGCTGACCGCCGCCCGGGGCGCCCTGGGGTTGGGCCTGGGCCTGAGCGCGGCCCTGGCCCTGGGCATCCCCGCCGGGCTGCACCGCACCGTCGTGGCCCTGCTGGGCCCGCTGGTGGCGGCGCTGCAATCCTGCCCGCCCGTGCTGTGGACCAGCCTGGTCATGGTCTGGGCGGGCACGGGCTCGGCCATGCCTGTGCTGGTGGTCTTCGCCGGGGTCTTCCCGCCGCTGTTCGCCAACGTGGCCCAGGGCTGCGCGGCCCTGGACCCGCGCTACGCGGCCATGGCCCGGCTCTACCGCGTGCCCTGGCCCCGGCGGCTGGCCCGCGAGGTGCTGCCGGGCATCGCCCCGGCGGTGCTGGCCGGGCTGTCCTACGCCATGGCGGCGGCCTGGAAGATCACCGCCGTGGCCGAATACCTGGGCGCCGAGGATGGCTTGGGGGCGCGCATGTACTGGGCCTACCGGATGCTCGATGTGCCCGCGCTGTTCGCCTGGGCCCTGGTGCTCATGCTGGCCGGGGTGGGCCTGGAAATCGGGCTGGTGGCGCGGTTGCGCCGCGCGGCCCTGCGCTACACCAGCCGCGCCCGGGGGACGCAATGA
- a CDS encoding ABC transporter substrate-binding protein: protein MRSPVRLITLILAVLGAALLAQSWQPAPHAGAAPPLRFHTSGQATTPQMPLWSAIKRGTLPELADMEVRHWKNLDDLRASLLAGQGDIWLGHLEGFAQAALRGAPVRLVAVTGWRKFSVLTTRKDARELADLAGPDGVVRLAVTPRESPAMAVLREVERRGGPPMAFTLAEPRQLLLDATRGEVCDMVVPEPLTTVLLDKVPGLRVLAAVEDLYTQAAGGDGTLPLAGLAVSARLCAERPELVARLLRAMGDEAVALAQDPERAVAVLPAEFAAFIDPATVRRSLERDPIQVRPAADCREAVRAYLALVLPESGGPDGASRLPEGFFWP, encoded by the coding sequence ATGCGCAGCCCGGTCCGGCTCATCACCCTGATCCTCGCCGTGCTGGGGGCGGCGCTGCTGGCCCAGAGCTGGCAGCCCGCCCCCCACGCCGGGGCCGCCCCGCCGTTGCGTTTCCACACCTCCGGCCAGGCCACCACGCCGCAGATGCCCCTGTGGTCCGCCATTAAGCGCGGCACCCTGCCGGAGCTGGCGGACATGGAGGTGCGCCACTGGAAGAACCTGGACGACCTGCGCGCCAGCCTGCTGGCGGGCCAGGGCGACATCTGGCTCGGGCACCTGGAGGGCTTCGCCCAGGCCGCCCTGCGCGGGGCACCCGTGCGCTTGGTGGCCGTCACCGGCTGGCGCAAGTTCTCGGTGTTGACCACGCGGAAGGACGCCCGGGAGCTGGCCGACCTGGCCGGGCCCGACGGAGTGGTCCGCCTGGCGGTGACGCCCCGGGAGAGCCCGGCCATGGCCGTGCTGCGCGAGGTCGAGCGCCGGGGCGGGCCGCCCATGGCCTTCACCCTGGCCGAGCCGCGCCAGTTGCTGCTGGACGCCACGCGCGGCGAGGTATGCGACATGGTCGTGCCCGAACCGCTGACCACCGTACTGCTGGACAAGGTGCCCGGGCTGCGCGTGCTGGCGGCGGTGGAAGACCTCTACACCCAGGCGGCGGGCGGCGACGGCACCCTGCCCCTGGCCGGGCTGGCCGTCAGCGCCCGGCTGTGCGCAGAGCGCCCCGAGCTGGTGGCCCGCCTGCTGCGGGCCATGGGCGACGAGGCCGTGGCCCTGGCCCAGGACCCCGAGCGGGCCGTGGCCGTGCTGCCCGCCGAGTTCGCCGCCTTCATCGACCCGGCCACGGTGCGCCGCTCCCTGGAGCGCGACCCCATTCAGGTCCGCCCGGCGGCGGATTGCCGCGAGGCCGTGCGCGCCTATCTGGCCCTGGTGCTGCCTGAGAGCGGGGGGCCGGACGGCGCCTCGCGCCTGCCCGAGGGATTCTTTTGGCCATGA
- a CDS encoding TonB-dependent receptor — protein sequence MRRRTLIRTLFASALALACALPAPLHAQQGGQAQNATAPTVLDEMIVTARGMASSLSNTPGGVGVATETDVLLAPKGSLAYAAARIPGVFHGGDSPWGQAINIRGLSGSSVIFLIDGKRVNTATEINAQMGFVQPRDVERIEVLKGPASALYGSGSLGGVINVITKKGRFSQEPRLTGEISQGFSSNTEGVDSYGRAAFEDENLWVQLSGGLRDHDDYRGGDATTMTNSGYADNQGRLAAGLRWGQGLTTEFQALVLEANEVGIPGGSSTMPANAPVTYPRTSNAMLSLDTTWDVDAGWLKALELDTYYMKNDRRTRIERPNAAVREIRPVGSHETVGAKLQSISEAGAHTLVAGADAWRWRMTSDRTYYRTNGTITFDDPTPNATMTSMGVFAEDDWALHPDWTLNLGARLDRVGMDNDDSSGRTEGSRANTGTNAHAGLTWRFAPGWSHSLLAAASYRAPDIMERFKSINLGGGVTLTGNPDLDPEKSRCLEYTLRYAQGSFTASANAFANWVDDLITEHRVSATNITMENVGKARIVGTEAQAEWRFAPRYTLYGNVAWLSGKDTSADEPLPNIAPLMGTAGLRYDRGNGFWALGEIECAADRTTGPDDVEDLPGWGTANLAAGYGADSGRLHHDIALHLRNLLDRRYVNTLANSRGMTVLEPGFNAEVLYTVSF from the coding sequence ATGCGCCGCCGCACCCTCATCCGCACCCTGTTTGCGTCGGCCCTGGCCCTGGCCTGCGCCCTGCCCGCGCCCCTGCACGCCCAACAGGGCGGCCAGGCCCAGAACGCCACCGCCCCCACGGTTCTGGACGAAATGATCGTCACCGCGCGCGGCATGGCCAGCTCCCTGTCCAACACCCCCGGCGGCGTGGGCGTGGCCACCGAAACCGATGTGCTCCTCGCGCCCAAGGGCAGCCTGGCCTACGCCGCCGCGCGCATTCCCGGCGTGTTCCACGGCGGCGACTCGCCCTGGGGCCAGGCCATCAACATCCGCGGCCTGTCCGGCTCGTCGGTGATCTTCCTCATCGACGGCAAGCGCGTGAACACGGCCACGGAAATCAACGCCCAGATGGGCTTTGTCCAGCCGCGCGACGTGGAGCGCATCGAGGTGCTCAAGGGCCCGGCGAGCGCGCTCTACGGCTCGGGCTCCCTGGGCGGGGTCATCAACGTCATCACCAAGAAGGGCCGCTTCAGCCAAGAGCCCAGGCTCACGGGCGAAATTTCCCAGGGCTTTTCCAGCAACACCGAGGGAGTGGACAGCTATGGCCGCGCGGCCTTCGAGGACGAGAACCTCTGGGTCCAGCTCTCGGGCGGCCTGCGCGACCACGACGACTACCGCGGCGGCGACGCCACCACCATGACCAACAGCGGCTACGCCGACAACCAGGGCCGCCTGGCCGCCGGGCTGCGCTGGGGCCAGGGCCTGACCACCGAGTTCCAGGCCCTGGTCCTGGAAGCCAACGAGGTCGGCATCCCCGGCGGCTCGTCCACCATGCCCGCCAACGCCCCCGTGACCTACCCGCGCACCAGCAACGCCATGCTCAGCCTGGACACCACCTGGGACGTGGACGCGGGCTGGCTCAAGGCCCTGGAGCTGGACACCTACTACATGAAGAACGACCGGCGCACGCGCATCGAACGGCCCAACGCCGCCGTGCGCGAGATTCGCCCCGTGGGCTCCCACGAAACCGTGGGCGCCAAGCTGCAATCCATCTCCGAGGCGGGCGCACACACCCTGGTGGCCGGGGCCGACGCCTGGCGCTGGCGCATGACTTCCGACCGCACCTACTACCGCACCAACGGCACCATCACCTTCGACGATCCCACGCCCAACGCCACCATGACCTCCATGGGCGTGTTCGCCGAGGACGACTGGGCCCTGCACCCCGACTGGACCCTGAACCTGGGCGCGCGCCTGGACCGCGTGGGCATGGACAACGACGACTCCAGCGGCCGCACCGAGGGCTCGCGCGCCAACACGGGCACCAACGCCCACGCCGGGCTGACCTGGCGCTTCGCCCCGGGCTGGTCGCACAGCCTGCTGGCCGCCGCCAGCTACCGCGCGCCCGACATCATGGAGCGCTTCAAGTCCATCAACCTGGGCGGCGGCGTGACCCTGACCGGCAACCCCGACCTGGACCCCGAGAAATCGCGCTGCCTGGAATACACCCTGCGCTACGCCCAGGGGAGCTTTACGGCCTCGGCCAACGCCTTCGCCAACTGGGTGGACGACCTGATCACCGAGCACCGCGTCTCGGCCACGAACATCACCATGGAGAACGTGGGCAAGGCGCGCATCGTGGGCACCGAGGCCCAGGCCGAATGGCGCTTCGCCCCGCGCTACACGCTCTACGGCAACGTCGCCTGGCTGAGCGGCAAGGACACCAGCGCCGACGAGCCCCTGCCCAACATCGCCCCGCTCATGGGCACCGCCGGGCTGCGCTACGACCGGGGCAACGGCTTCTGGGCCCTGGGCGAAATCGAGTGCGCGGCGGACAGGACCACCGGCCCCGACGACGTGGAAGACCTGCCCGGCTGGGGCACGGCCAACCTCGCGGCGGGCTACGGCGCGGACTCCGGACGCCTGCACCACGACATCGCCCTGCATCTGCGCAACCTGCTCGACCGGCGTTACGTCAATACCCTGGCCAACTCGCGGGGCATGACTGTGCTGGAGCCGGGGTTCAACGCCGAGGTGCTCTACACGGTGTCCTTCTAG
- a CDS encoding TM1266 family iron-only hydrogenase system putative regulator: MEKRIGVIGLIVGNRTQAAPKVNEVLTHFGELIVARIGLPYKERNVSVISLIVEATTDELGALTGKLGMLPGVQVKSLMV, from the coding sequence ATGGAAAAGCGCATCGGCGTCATCGGCCTCATCGTCGGCAACAGGACCCAGGCCGCGCCCAAGGTCAACGAGGTGCTGACCCACTTCGGCGAGCTCATCGTGGCCCGCATCGGGCTGCCCTACAAGGAACGCAACGTCAGCGTCATCAGTCTCATCGTCGAGGCCACCACCGACGAACTCGGTGCCCTGACCGGCAAGCTCGGGATGCTCCCGGGCGTGCAGGTCAAGTCCCTGATGGTCTAG
- a CDS encoding iron hydrogenase small subunit, giving the protein MSGIATMSRRGFLKAAAIVTGYTIVGLRFAGSAIASMGGYVGLRQQSVYDTDAKVYKIRKSQDNPMVQKLYDHKDGFLHDGPCGHMSHHLLHTHYDDRSARIAALKAKGVKLAL; this is encoded by the coding sequence ATGAGCGGCATTGCCACCATGTCCCGACGCGGCTTCCTCAAGGCCGCCGCCATCGTGACCGGATACACCATCGTCGGCCTGCGCTTCGCGGGCTCGGCCATCGCCAGCATGGGCGGCTACGTCGGCCTGCGCCAGCAGTCCGTGTACGACACCGACGCCAAGGTCTACAAGATCCGCAAGTCCCAGGACAACCCCATGGTCCAGAAGCTGTACGACCACAAGGACGGCTTCCTGCACGACGGCCCCTGCGGCCACATGTCCCACCACCTGCTGCACACCCACTACGACGACCGCAGCGCCCGCATCGCGGCCCTCAAGGCCAAGGGCGTGAAGCTGGCCCTGTAG
- a CDS encoding [FeFe] hydrogenase, group A — protein MAGCRAQSPPVAPVDLSSIQPVKEGTMREIEGVFYQSNAPKGVDPANIFFVQVDATKCEACGTCEEVCPTGIIQSINDDGIRQVVNTAACVNCGQCLVNCPFGAIYEGVSYVDEIFEKLRDPNTIVVSMPAPAVRYGLGECFGNPTGAYVGGKMHAALKAMGFDYVWDNEFTADVTIMEEGTELIQRVQEQGKKGARPLPQFTSCCPGWVKFAESFYPDLLPNMSSCKSPIGMLGPLAKTYGAHEIHAEGKKIYTVSIMPCIAKKFEGLRPELADSGFRDIDATIDTRELAYMIKTAGIDFNNLPDIQPDPVLGMSTGAATIFGNSGGVMEAALRLAYEVLSGKKLGDPDIKIVRTHEGINTADVDVPGFGTVKVAVASGLQNAAKLCDEVRAGTSPYHFIEIMTCPGGCVNGGGQPIDPSLRASLFQNAVARITKRFEHRTA, from the coding sequence ATGGCAGGTTGCAGGGCCCAGAGCCCACCCGTGGCCCCTGTGGATCTTTCTTCCATTCAACCAGTCAAGGAGGGAACGATGAGGGAGATCGAAGGCGTTTTCTACCAGAGCAACGCGCCCAAGGGCGTGGACCCGGCGAACATCTTCTTCGTCCAGGTCGACGCCACCAAGTGCGAGGCCTGCGGCACGTGCGAAGAGGTGTGCCCCACCGGCATCATCCAGTCCATCAACGACGACGGCATCCGTCAGGTGGTCAACACCGCCGCGTGCGTGAACTGCGGCCAGTGCCTGGTCAACTGCCCGTTCGGCGCCATCTACGAGGGTGTGTCCTACGTGGACGAGATCTTCGAGAAACTGCGCGACCCGAACACCATCGTCGTCTCCATGCCCGCTCCCGCCGTGCGCTACGGCCTGGGCGAGTGCTTCGGCAACCCCACGGGCGCCTACGTGGGCGGCAAGATGCACGCGGCCCTCAAGGCCATGGGCTTCGACTACGTCTGGGACAACGAGTTCACCGCCGACGTGACCATCATGGAAGAAGGCACCGAGCTCATCCAGCGCGTGCAGGAGCAGGGCAAGAAGGGCGCGCGGCCCCTGCCGCAGTTCACGTCCTGCTGCCCGGGCTGGGTCAAGTTCGCCGAGAGCTTCTACCCGGACCTGTTGCCCAACATGTCCAGCTGCAAGTCGCCCATCGGGATGCTCGGCCCGCTGGCCAAGACCTACGGCGCCCACGAGATCCACGCCGAGGGCAAGAAGATCTATACCGTGTCCATCATGCCCTGCATCGCCAAGAAGTTCGAAGGTTTGCGCCCCGAGTTGGCCGACAGCGGCTTCCGCGACATCGACGCGACCATCGACACCCGCGAGCTGGCCTACATGATCAAGACCGCAGGCATCGACTTCAACAACCTGCCCGACATCCAGCCCGACCCGGTGCTGGGCATGTCCACCGGCGCGGCCACCATCTTCGGCAACTCCGGCGGCGTCATGGAAGCGGCCCTGCGCCTGGCCTACGAGGTGCTTTCGGGCAAGAAGCTGGGCGACCCGGACATCAAGATCGTGCGCACCCACGAGGGCATCAACACCGCCGACGTGGACGTGCCGGGTTTCGGTACGGTCAAGGTGGCCGTGGCCAGCGGCCTGCAGAACGCGGCCAAGCTGTGCGACGAAGTGCGCGCGGGCACCTCGCCCTACCACTTCATCGAGATCATGACCTGCCCCGGCGGGTGCGTGAACGGCGGCGGACAGCCCATCGACCCGTCCCTGCGCGCGTCCCTGTTCCAGAACGCCGTGGCCCGCATCACCAAGCGCTTCGAGCACCGCACCGCCTAA